In one window of Shewanella goraebulensis DNA:
- a CDS encoding MarR family winged helix-turn-helix transcriptional regulator, giving the protein MSHDIDPLALENQVCFAMYSATNALIRAYRPLLDKLSLTYPQYLVMMVLWKESGISVKILGEKLHLDSGTLTPLLKRLELKGLVIRDRNKEDERVRVLHLTDEGQALHEQAKDIPELMRCKVGGNSDELRQLKQLSEKALKHLQG; this is encoded by the coding sequence ATGAGCCACGATATTGATCCCTTAGCACTAGAAAACCAAGTGTGTTTTGCCATGTATAGTGCTACCAACGCACTTATTCGGGCATATCGTCCGTTACTGGATAAGCTTTCACTGACCTATCCACAATATTTGGTGATGATGGTACTTTGGAAAGAGTCTGGTATTAGTGTCAAGATTCTTGGTGAGAAACTGCATTTAGACTCAGGTACGTTAACACCACTCTTAAAACGTTTGGAACTTAAAGGCTTAGTGATCCGTGATCGCAATAAAGAAGACGAACGGGTTAGAGTGTTGCACCTTACTGATGAAGGTCAAGCCTTGCATGAACAAGCTAAAGACATCCCCGAATTAATGCGTTGTAAAGTGGGCGGTAATAGCGACGAACTGCGTCAATTAAAGCAGTTAAGCGAAAAAGCGTTAAAACATTTACAAGGTTAA
- a CDS encoding TonB-dependent receptor family protein, translating to MNRLLMTKKLALVLAIQSSLVSYSVIAAEDEEKATSNDSYMEQMQIIGRDQSLNKATGSATLIDELALEQFKFDDINRVLYSVPGVNIREEDGYGLRPNIGFRGATPERSKKINIMEDGVLIGPAPYSAASAYYFPMTAKMTAIEVFKGPAAIKYGPNTVAGSLNMVTRAVPQDAEGLIDVSTGTDGLMKAHGYYGDTIDNFGFLIEGIHMEADGFKELDGGGDTGFEKNDVMAKLRYNLDGDTVDQVFELKLAYANETSDETYLGLSDDDFAANPNRRYVASQLDNMDWTHTQFQLNHFVTNEHFELTTRVYRNDFERAWYKVNGFKGGLVNRSLQEILADPDKDETNQRFYQILTGQEDSVAEYEKMTLGNNDRTYFTQGIQADLNWNMDFLGYNNHFEVGARFHQDQIERDHTTDDYLMRSANLVTDGEPTKASTTDRESTDAISIYFQDTISINALDITAGVRGEFIDAEYQNRAPGAEEDYLNKETSIWLPSLSLFYALSDEAGLLFGVHEGFLPTSPKQDPSIETESSVNYELGGRYHDGNFNLEVIGFFNDISNLKEGCQFSSCGSDDDTEFNGGEVDVIGLELTSGYAFNINDSLEFPISVSYTYTESEFKTSFSSGFDMWGEIEAGDELPYLPENQVSLNLGLVSNQWDVNMIVRYIGEMLEASGEGVVLSGSKTEALTVVDMSASYNFNEYGLVYVKADNVFDTQEIVSRRPYGARPSKPQQFQIGYQYRF from the coding sequence ATGAACCGTTTATTAATGACTAAAAAGCTGGCGTTAGTGTTGGCGATACAATCTTCTTTGGTTAGTTACAGCGTTATTGCTGCTGAAGATGAAGAAAAGGCCACTAGCAACGATAGCTATATGGAACAAATGCAAATTATCGGCCGCGACCAAAGCTTAAATAAAGCCACAGGTTCAGCGACGTTAATTGATGAGTTAGCGCTAGAGCAATTCAAGTTTGATGATATTAACCGGGTGTTATATAGCGTGCCAGGGGTCAATATTCGTGAAGAAGACGGTTATGGTCTACGACCAAATATTGGTTTTCGTGGTGCGACACCTGAACGTAGTAAAAAAATTAACATTATGGAAGATGGGGTGCTTATCGGCCCTGCACCATATTCTGCGGCTTCAGCTTATTACTTTCCTATGACGGCAAAAATGACCGCTATTGAAGTATTTAAAGGTCCAGCTGCGATTAAATATGGCCCTAATACCGTTGCGGGTTCCCTCAACATGGTGACACGCGCTGTACCGCAAGATGCTGAAGGATTAATTGATGTATCTACAGGAACCGATGGCTTGATGAAAGCTCACGGTTACTATGGCGATACTATTGATAACTTTGGTTTTTTAATTGAAGGCATTCACATGGAGGCCGACGGTTTTAAAGAACTTGATGGCGGCGGTGATACTGGATTTGAAAAAAATGATGTCATGGCTAAATTACGCTACAACCTTGATGGCGATACAGTCGATCAAGTGTTCGAGTTAAAACTGGCTTATGCTAACGAAACCTCAGATGAAACCTACCTAGGTTTAAGCGATGACGACTTTGCTGCTAACCCCAATAGACGATATGTGGCGAGCCAATTGGATAACATGGATTGGACTCATACCCAGTTCCAGTTAAACCACTTTGTCACCAATGAACATTTTGAGTTGACCACACGTGTGTATCGCAATGACTTTGAACGTGCATGGTATAAGGTCAATGGCTTTAAAGGTGGTTTAGTTAATCGTAGTTTACAAGAGATTTTAGCCGATCCAGATAAAGACGAGACCAACCAACGCTTTTATCAAATATTAACAGGACAAGAAGATAGCGTTGCTGAATATGAAAAAATGACCTTAGGTAATAACGATCGAACTTATTTTACCCAAGGTATTCAGGCTGATTTGAACTGGAATATGGATTTTCTGGGCTATAACAACCACTTTGAGGTTGGGGCACGCTTCCATCAAGATCAAATCGAGCGCGATCACACCACTGATGATTATCTAATGCGCAGTGCAAATCTAGTGACTGACGGCGAGCCAACTAAAGCGTCGACCACTGATAGAGAAAGCACAGATGCCATTTCAATCTATTTCCAAGATACCATTAGCATCAATGCATTAGATATTACTGCGGGTGTTCGTGGTGAGTTTATTGATGCGGAATATCAAAATCGTGCCCCAGGTGCAGAGGAAGACTACTTAAATAAAGAGACCAGTATTTGGTTACCGAGTTTAAGTTTATTCTATGCCTTGTCAGATGAGGCGGGATTATTATTTGGTGTGCATGAGGGCTTTTTACCTACCAGCCCAAAACAAGATCCGTCAATTGAGACCGAAAGCAGCGTTAATTATGAGTTAGGTGGCCGTTATCATGACGGTAACTTTAACTTAGAGGTTATCGGCTTTTTCAATGATATTAGTAACCTTAAAGAAGGTTGTCAGTTCTCAAGTTGTGGTAGCGATGATGATACTGAATTTAATGGCGGCGAAGTTGATGTCATTGGTTTGGAGCTAACTTCAGGCTACGCGTTTAATATTAATGATAGCTTAGAGTTTCCTATTTCAGTTTCTTATACCTATACCGAGTCAGAATTCAAAACGAGCTTTAGTTCAGGCTTTGATATGTGGGGCGAAATTGAAGCAGGTGATGAATTACCTTATCTACCCGAGAATCAAGTTTCATTGAATTTAGGCTTAGTGAGCAATCAGTGGGACGTTAATATGATTGTCCGCTACATTGGTGAAATGTTGGAAGCGTCAGGGGAAGGTGTGGTGCTTTCTGGCAGTAAAACTGAAGCGTTAACAGTGGTCGACATGTCTGCAAGCTATAACTTTAATGAATATGGCCTAGTGTATGTCAAAGCGGATAACGTATTTGATACTCAAGAGATTGTTAGCCGTAGACCTTATGGCGCAAGACCGAGCAAACCACAGCAATTTCAAATCGGTTATCAGTATCGTTTTTAA
- a CDS encoding DUF3581 domain-containing protein, with product MFLSPYYAKQDQSVFISAQQASDFAKLVAEDFNPIHNVGAKRFCVPGDLLFALVLTELGLSQNMQFKFAGMVGDGVELTLDKQAGEQFSICDTKGKEYLHIERQGEVCQCDVQTAAFIKSYVAFSGLNFIHVLVPMMKEYGMMINPTRPLVIYESMSFHLDTFDFTEMNLELIEQHMDINGKRGDVTLKFALKSEGKVIGTGMKTLVLSGLREYDEEQAQQMCHTYESSKLS from the coding sequence ATGTTTTTGTCACCTTATTATGCCAAGCAAGATCAGAGCGTGTTTATTTCAGCCCAACAAGCGAGTGATTTTGCAAAACTCGTCGCTGAAGACTTTAACCCTATTCATAATGTCGGTGCGAAACGTTTTTGTGTTCCAGGTGATTTGTTATTTGCCTTAGTGTTAACCGAGCTTGGCTTAAGCCAAAATATGCAGTTTAAATTCGCAGGAATGGTAGGTGATGGCGTAGAGCTAACCCTAGACAAGCAAGCTGGCGAACAATTCAGTATTTGCGATACCAAAGGTAAAGAATACCTTCACATTGAGCGTCAAGGTGAAGTATGCCAATGCGATGTTCAAACCGCAGCGTTTATAAAAAGTTATGTGGCTTTTTCTGGGCTTAACTTTATTCATGTCTTAGTGCCGATGATGAAAGAGTACGGCATGATGATTAACCCAACACGGCCTTTAGTCATTTACGAAAGTATGTCATTTCATTTAGATACGTTTGATTTCACTGAAATGAACTTAGAGCTAATAGAACAGCATATGGACATTAATGGTAAACGTGGTGATGTCACCTTAAAGTTCGCCTTAAAAAGCGAAGGCAAGGTTATCGGTACGGGAATGAAAACATTAGTTCTGAGCGGTTTACGTGAATATGATGAAGAGCAAGCACAACAAATGTGTCACACCTATGAAAGCAGCAAACTCAGCTAA
- a CDS encoding lysozyme inhibitor LprI family protein has protein sequence MRIQTSLFTSLTFCSALFSFSVFASGTISPAFDCQKAQGQVELLICKDDQLAKLDVQLSKTYRKAINQIGNDELANFKAFQRGWIKGRNDCWKATDIKQCVQSSYETRLTELQIAAAEFEVPEPIQYECGLKANDTLTKITAYFYNDTTLPAAMLTISPTSNYIKATNLALLTRTASGAKYQGQNFSFWTHQGEAIFSQFEQADLSCKIH, from the coding sequence ATGCGTATTCAGACCTCGCTATTCACTTCACTCACTTTTTGTAGTGCCTTATTCTCTTTTTCAGTATTTGCCTCTGGCACCATATCCCCTGCGTTTGATTGTCAAAAAGCTCAAGGACAAGTCGAATTATTAATTTGCAAAGACGATCAATTAGCGAAGTTAGATGTGCAGTTATCTAAAACTTACCGAAAAGCGATCAATCAAATAGGTAACGATGAGCTAGCAAATTTTAAAGCATTTCAAAGAGGCTGGATTAAAGGGCGTAACGATTGTTGGAAAGCCACAGATATTAAACAATGTGTGCAATCATCTTATGAAACTCGATTAACTGAGTTACAAATTGCTGCTGCTGAATTTGAAGTACCTGAACCCATTCAGTATGAATGCGGCTTGAAAGCTAATGATACTCTTACAAAAATCACCGCTTATTTTTATAATGACACAACCCTACCCGCAGCCATGCTAACCATATCGCCCACCTCAAATTATATTAAAGCCACTAATTTAGCATTGTTAACTCGCACAGCATCAGGCGCTAAATACCAAGGACAAAACTTCAGTTTTTGGACTCATCAAGGTGAAGCTATTTTTAGCCAATTTGAGCAAGCAGATTTAAGCTGCAAAATACACTAG
- a CDS encoding imelysin family protein, protein MKPQHSFSALFLAISATFLVGCNESTSSDAGADYGNNGDTSSDFDQRALITNIVDGVITPTFQQFAAKSLTQANQIEALCVAELGNQQGSVDAAGLQAATETAQQGWRSAMDQWQRVEMMQIGPLVNDDGALRNKIYSWPVMSRCGVDLDVVSYEDNDINGVPYDISARTPARKGMIALEYLLYNPSLEHSCTGSVTPEGWDNRTDESRRLARCEFAAEVARDINVNANVLVTEWSGDDGYAATLKSAGETGSSFATVHEAVNKLSDALFYIDSVTKDGKIATPLGYFANTCGTSVCPQDVESPLSAYSIENIANNLIALKALYEGEDGLGFDDYLVDESDAATATLITQSIDAAIANAQAYQLSLAETLTADEQQVIDTHSDVKAVTDTLKSDFINTLALELPQTSAGDND, encoded by the coding sequence ATGAAACCACAGCATTCATTTTCAGCATTATTTTTAGCCATTAGTGCGACATTTTTAGTGGGTTGTAATGAAAGCACAAGCAGTGATGCTGGTGCCGATTACGGCAATAATGGTGATACTTCTTCAGATTTTGATCAGCGCGCATTAATTACTAATATCGTTGATGGCGTTATAACGCCGACTTTCCAGCAATTTGCTGCGAAAAGCTTAACCCAGGCAAATCAAATCGAAGCGCTTTGTGTTGCTGAGTTAGGTAATCAACAAGGTTCGGTTGACGCTGCAGGGTTGCAAGCCGCCACTGAAACTGCTCAACAAGGTTGGCGCTCTGCAATGGACCAATGGCAGCGCGTTGAGATGATGCAAATAGGGCCGCTAGTAAATGATGATGGCGCATTAAGAAACAAAATATATTCTTGGCCAGTGATGAGTCGTTGTGGTGTCGATTTAGATGTCGTTTCTTATGAAGATAACGATATTAATGGCGTGCCTTACGATATTTCAGCGCGTACACCTGCTCGAAAAGGCATGATAGCACTAGAGTATTTATTGTATAACCCAAGTCTAGAGCATAGTTGCACAGGAAGTGTCACTCCTGAAGGTTGGGATAACCGCACCGATGAGTCTCGTCGACTTGCCCGTTGTGAATTTGCCGCAGAAGTTGCTCGCGATATCAATGTGAATGCAAACGTATTAGTCACTGAGTGGAGTGGTGATGATGGCTATGCAGCCACGTTAAAATCCGCTGGTGAAACGGGTAGTAGCTTTGCGACGGTTCATGAAGCCGTGAATAAGCTCAGCGATGCATTATTTTATATCGACAGTGTCACCAAGGACGGCAAGATAGCAACGCCACTTGGATACTTTGCCAATACTTGTGGTACCAGTGTTTGTCCGCAAGATGTTGAATCCCCTTTATCAGCTTACTCCATAGAAAATATTGCCAATAATCTCATTGCTCTCAAAGCTCTGTATGAAGGCGAAGATGGTTTGGGTTTTGATGATTACTTAGTCGATGAAAGCGATGCAGCTACTGCAACCTTGATTACCCAAAGCATTGATGCCGCAATCGCCAATGCGCAAGCTTATCAGCTCAGCCTAGCTGAAACATTAACAGCCGATGAACAGCAAGTTATTGATACTCATTCGGATGTTAAGGCTGTCACCGATACGCTTAAATCAGATTTTATCAATACCTTAGCTTTAGAGTTACCACAAACATCAGCTGGAGATAACGATTAA
- a CDS encoding sterol desaturase family protein: MVEFLSNNFVELIGYPLDANKRIFGLYLVGAILLAIPVYWRMKTPKSVIGFGRFLFPKAIYLSRSAQHDYLLLVCNKLIKAILFAPLLFTMVPIALGLSYFLELLFTPIEPLTQNLTIIITVFTILLFILDDLTRFLLHLALHKIPFLWEFHKVHHSASVMTPFTIYRTHPVESYLYACRMALTQGIAVGIGYYLFGPNLKMFDVLGANVFVFLFNVFGSNLRHSHIWLSWGDKIENWFISPAQHQIHHSIAKEHRDTNLGSALSLWDKLYGSLIKASSVKSLTIGVSGQPGHDTLMGIYINPFKHAFGQLSRIVKPKKASDAE; the protein is encoded by the coding sequence GTGGTAGAGTTTTTATCGAATAATTTTGTGGAGTTAATAGGGTATCCATTAGATGCAAATAAGCGCATTTTTGGGCTGTACCTTGTTGGTGCAATTTTGCTGGCTATCCCTGTTTACTGGCGAATGAAAACACCTAAATCAGTGATTGGCTTTGGTCGGTTCTTGTTTCCCAAAGCCATTTACTTATCTCGCTCAGCTCAACATGATTACTTACTTTTAGTGTGTAATAAGCTGATAAAAGCTATTTTATTTGCACCGCTATTATTCACTATGGTCCCTATTGCATTAGGGTTAAGTTATTTTTTAGAGTTGTTGTTTACGCCTATTGAACCATTAACGCAAAACCTGACAATTATCATCACTGTATTTACGATTTTATTGTTTATTCTTGATGATTTAACCCGTTTTTTATTACATCTAGCACTCCATAAAATCCCATTTTTATGGGAGTTTCATAAAGTGCATCACTCGGCCTCTGTGATGACTCCTTTTACTATTTACCGCACTCACCCCGTTGAAAGTTATTTGTATGCCTGTCGGATGGCATTAACCCAAGGGATTGCTGTAGGCATTGGTTATTACTTATTTGGCCCAAATTTGAAAATGTTTGATGTGCTGGGCGCTAATGTATTTGTGTTTTTATTTAATGTGTTTGGTTCAAATTTACGTCATAGTCACATTTGGCTGTCTTGGGGGGATAAGATTGAAAACTGGTTTATCAGCCCAGCCCAGCATCAAATCCATCATTCTATTGCAAAAGAGCACCGTGATACTAATCTCGGCTCTGCATTATCGCTATGGGACAAACTTTATGGCAGTTTAATTAAAGCATCTAGTGTTAAAAGCTTAACCATTGGTGTTTCAGGTCAACCGGGCCATGACACGTTAATGGGGATTTATATTAACCCTTTCAAACACGCGTTTGGTCAATTAAGCCGGATTGTTAAGCCTAAAAAAGCATCAGATGCAGAATAG
- a CDS encoding glycine zipper family protein encodes MKKLLLISLTFFAFSASANIIYDKTGVDDKDFVYDEHQCTEMSQQVQKNTSSRGVVSSAAKGAAVGAAGTAIAGGSGSDGAKIGAGVGVASGLLGGSRDRRANEANYKAEKEMVVRNCMANRGYTILN; translated from the coding sequence ATGAAAAAATTACTACTGATTTCACTTACCTTTTTTGCTTTCTCTGCAAGCGCAAATATCATTTATGATAAAACGGGCGTTGATGATAAAGATTTTGTTTATGACGAGCATCAATGCACTGAAATGTCCCAACAAGTACAAAAAAATACCAGCTCTCGTGGCGTAGTGAGTAGCGCTGCAAAAGGTGCTGCAGTTGGCGCAGCTGGTACTGCAATTGCTGGTGGAAGTGGCTCTGATGGCGCTAAAATTGGTGCTGGCGTTGGGGTTGCATCAGGATTATTAGGTGGTTCTCGTGACAGACGAGCGAACGAAGCAAATTACAAAGCAGAAAAAGAAATGGTTGTTCGTAACTGCATGGCGAATCGCGGATATACCATTTTAAACTAA
- the chrA gene encoding chromate efflux transporter yields MWQIFTRFLALGLISFGGPAAHIGYFRQTFVKELNWLDDKRYGSLVALSQFMPGPGSSQVGFAIGYHRGGLAGAIAAFVGFTLPSFCLLFLLAVTSAHWLESQVIGGVIHGLKLLAVVVVADATLGMFGQFCQRKTARMLMVATAASILLFPSLLTQILVLLVAAIIGLVVLTKGENITPENTPIKLNYAWLSVFILGLLASFYFINHTGTLGQIFAQFYQVGSLVFGGGHVVLPLLEANVGEMVSSDRFLTGYALAQAVPGPMFTLATFLGADLWLEQPILGAIVATLAIFIPGFLLMLVGLKSWHAISERPAISGAIAGVNAAVVGLLLAALYNPVFTSAVVEPIDMAIVLIGFAVLKIAKPNIVLLVLGFALTGALISFL; encoded by the coding sequence ATGTGGCAAATTTTCACCCGTTTTTTAGCATTAGGTTTAATCAGTTTTGGTGGCCCAGCAGCCCATATAGGTTACTTCAGGCAAACCTTTGTTAAAGAGCTGAACTGGCTGGATGATAAGCGCTATGGCAGTTTAGTGGCCTTAAGCCAATTTATGCCCGGACCAGGATCAAGCCAGGTAGGTTTTGCTATTGGCTATCATCGCGGCGGCCTTGCTGGCGCGATTGCCGCTTTTGTTGGTTTTACTTTACCTTCCTTTTGTTTATTATTTTTGCTGGCAGTTACCAGTGCTCATTGGCTTGAATCCCAAGTCATTGGCGGGGTTATTCATGGCCTGAAATTACTGGCTGTAGTGGTAGTTGCTGATGCAACACTTGGGATGTTCGGTCAATTTTGTCAACGCAAAACCGCACGCATGTTAATGGTCGCTACAGCGGCAAGCATTCTCTTATTTCCCTCGTTATTAACCCAAATCCTGGTGTTGTTAGTTGCAGCCATCATTGGTTTAGTGGTGCTGACCAAAGGCGAAAATATTACCCCAGAAAACACACCGATTAAGTTGAACTACGCTTGGCTGAGCGTATTTATATTGGGTTTACTAGCAAGCTTTTACTTTATTAATCATACCGGCACTTTAGGACAAATTTTTGCCCAGTTTTATCAAGTGGGTAGTTTAGTTTTTGGTGGTGGTCACGTGGTACTGCCGCTACTTGAAGCCAATGTCGGCGAAATGGTGAGTTCAGATCGCTTCTTGACGGGTTATGCTTTAGCACAAGCGGTACCAGGGCCGATGTTCACTTTGGCGACATTTTTAGGTGCTGACCTATGGCTAGAGCAACCTATATTAGGTGCTATTGTCGCGACGTTAGCTATTTTCATTCCTGGCTTTTTATTAATGTTGGTGGGATTAAAAAGTTGGCATGCAATTAGTGAGCGCCCAGCCATTTCTGGTGCGATTGCTGGCGTGAATGCCGCTGTCGTAGGATTACTGTTAGCAGCACTTTATAATCCAGTATTTACCTCAGCAGTCGTCGAACCCATTGATATGGCGATAGTGTTAATTGGCTTTGCGGTACTTAAAATTGCCAAACCTAATATCGTGTTGTTAGTGCTAGGTTTCGCACTAACAGGAGCACTGATAAGTTTTCTCTAA
- a CDS encoding cytoplasmic protein → MSLSVNAPSSMPTNIDSGSSLKVAVMAKNQQKIEGQMAMQLIEATQPQPQPVGNAGHIISTKA, encoded by the coding sequence ATGTCTTTATCTGTTAATGCACCATCATCAATGCCAACTAATATCGATTCAGGCAGCAGTTTAAAAGTCGCTGTTATGGCTAAAAATCAGCAAAAGATCGAAGGGCAAATGGCAATGCAATTAATCGAAGCTACTCAGCCTCAGCCGCAACCTGTTGGAAATGCAGGGCATATCATTAGTACCAAAGCATAA